A stretch of the Sulfurospirillum sp. UCH001 genome encodes the following:
- a CDS encoding HK97 gp10 family phage protein produces MAFSDDINKEFAAILKKRDRVVKTGAVSLYGDLEVITPVDTGELRDSWQPPERLGLLNWRISNIAPHAYVIDGGRRQAMVNGTIRWVGSEQLPKGFQPIIDEFEPKLQRELDKIK; encoded by the coding sequence GTGGCGTTTAGTGATGATATTAACAAAGAGTTCGCAGCTATATTAAAAAAGCGTGATAGAGTTGTTAAAACTGGAGCTGTTTCTTTATACGGTGACTTAGAGGTAATAACACCAGTCGACACAGGAGAATTAAGGGATAGTTGGCAACCACCAGAGAGATTAGGTCTTTTAAATTGGAGAATATCAAACATTGCGCCTCATGCGTATGTGATAGATGGTGGGCGCAGACAAGCTATGGTTAACGGAACTATTAGATGGGTAGGCTCTGAACAGTTGCCTAAAGGATTTCAGCCAATTATAGACGAATTTGAGCCAAAACTTCAAAGGGAGTTAGATAAAATAAAATGA
- a CDS encoding DnaT-like ssDNA-binding protein, which produces MALTVGTNSYISLEDAKIYFEDRLNSADWDSSTDPVRSKALIQATQIIDQKDFLGYKSVNTQALKFPRTGLVDDGIDVDGSTIPKRVKDAVCELAIWCLSEDYTEPNDMEAYQSIKIAVIEVQTRQGNKSMPPMVTRLLSPFMFSGTRIVRG; this is translated from the coding sequence ATGGCTTTAACAGTAGGCACAAATTCATACATTAGTTTAGAAGATGCCAAAATATATTTTGAGGATAGACTAAACTCAGCAGACTGGGATAGTTCAACCGATCCAGTCAGATCAAAAGCACTTATCCAAGCAACGCAGATCATAGATCAAAAAGACTTTTTAGGCTACAAATCAGTAAACACACAAGCATTAAAATTCCCTCGTACTGGTCTTGTTGATGATGGTATTGATGTAGATGGTAGCACCATTCCAAAACGTGTCAAAGATGCGGTGTGTGAGTTAGCTATTTGGTGCTTATCTGAGGACTATACAGAGCCAAACGACATGGAAGCGTATCAAAGCATTAAGATAGCAGTTATTGAAGTGCAGACACGCCAAGGAAATAAATCTATGCCTCCTATGGTTACAAGACTATTAAGCCCTTTTATGTTTAGTGGTACACGAATAGTAAGGGGATAA